From Piscinibacter gummiphilus:
GGATCACCGGAACGTCACTTGCGCTGCTTCAGGTAGAACGCGAGGATCGATCCCGCGGCCATGTGCATGTCTTCGATCACGCCGTACTGGTCGCTCTCGACGTGGAAGCAGATGTCGACGTCCTTGCGAAGCTTGCCGCCGGTAAAGCCGGTGAGGCCCACGGTGGTGGCGCCCACGCTCTTCGCGTAGTCGTTGGCCTTGAGCACGCTCGGCGAGTTGCCCGAGCCCGAGATGATGACCACCAGGTCACCCTTGCCGCACAGGTTGCGCAGCTGGCGCGCAAAGATCTCGTCGTAGCCGAGGTCGTTGCCGATGGCCGTCATGAAGGCGGTGTTGTCGTTGAGCGAGATGCAGCGGATGAGCGGCTTGTTCACGCGCTCCGCCGTCTTCGACCAGTCGGTGGCGATGTGCGAGGCAGTGGCGGCCGAGCCGCCGTTGCCCATCACGAAGATGGTCTTGCCCGACTTCTCGACCTTCTCGATGGCCTTCGCGATCTTCTCGAGCGCGGCGTAGTCGAAACGCTCCCACTGCTCGAGTTCGCGGTCGCGGTACCACTCGGCGAAGGCACGCACCGACAGGCCGCCGGGGCCCGTGCCCGTCATGTTGGAAGCCGCGAGGCCCGGCGTCTTTTTCTCCTGGATCTTCGGGGCTTTGGACTTGGCATTCGCCTGCTTGCTCATGACGTTCTTTCGCTTCTGTGTGTGGATCGGGAAAGCTCGAAAGATTGTATTGGCGGGATCTCTCGGAACCCTCTGTCGGCAGCACTCGCGGGCCCCCCTAGGTGAGCGGGGACCAACAGGCAACCCGCGACATTCCGCACACGCCGCGCGCGATGCGCCGCTCGTCACGAAGGTTTCATGAAGGGTACGAAGAGATCGGCCTGCTGCTCGATCCACAGCGGGTCGAAGTGGCTCTCGTCGTAGTAGATGGGCCGCTTCAACGCTTCGTCGTACACGCGGCACGAGGTCTCGTTGCACAGGCGACCTCGCAGGCTCACGCGGTGAAAGCCCGGCGTCGACCCGAGCCCCTCGAACAAGGGTTCCATCCAGCCGGTCTGCGCCCGCAGGGTAGCCACCGGCAGGCTCAGACGCACCTGGCCGTACCAGAACTGCTCGCGGGCCACACGGTCGGCCACACGCAGGGTGGATTCGGGCGCACTGTCAACGAGCACGACGGTCTTGCCCTGCGCCAGCGTGGCCATCACCGCGGCGCGCAGTTCATCGAGCACCACGCGCTGCTTGGCCGACAGCGAGGCCGGCTCGGTGCAACTTCCGCTGGCCGACAGATGGCAATACGGCGCACCAGCCAACCCGATGGTGGCCCACCGCGCCGCGACGACCACGCTGTCGTAGGGCTCGTGCTGCGCCTTGCGCCAGGCCTCGGCCGCGTACTCCGCGCAGTGGTAGCCGGGCTGCGTGCGGCGCAGGTTCGGCACCGGCGGGCACTCGGCCGCGGTGTAGAAGTCGACCGAGCCCGGGCTGTGCGCCACGAACCAGGCATAGAAGTGCTCGGCATGCGAGTCGCCGATCACCAGCACGCGGGCGGGTGTGTGCTTCTCGATGCGGCAGGGCTTGATCTCCTGCAAGGGCTTCTTGTAGTTGCTGCAGGCATCGGGAAAGTAGCGTGAGTTCACCGAGGCCCAGTACCCGTCGTAGGACTCGCCACGACCCGGCTTGCGAAACGGCAGGCCTGCGGTCGCCAACACGGCGAACGCCACCAGGCCGGCCACCGCCATCGTCGCCATCGGTGCCGCCACGCTGCGCAGCCAACCTGCCCCGCGGTGCTTGAACGGGCGCTCGACGAAGGTGTACGAAGCCCAGCCCAGCAACACCGAAGCGCACGCGATGGCCGCGGCGCTGGCCCACGGGTAGGCCTGCGGAACGTCGGTGAGGCGCAGGCCGATGATGAGCGGCCAGTGCCAGAGGTAGATCGAATACGACCACAGGCCGAGGCCTTGCAGCACCGGGTGGCGCAACACGCGGTTGTCGGCATCGGCCCACAACACCATCGCCGTGCCGAGCACTGGCAGCACGAGCCAGGCACCGGCGCCAACGGTGCGCACGCGCGCGGCGGCGATCAGCAGCGCGCCGACGAGCACCAGTGCCAGGCCGAGATGGCTGACCCACGGCCGCCAGCGGCCGGCAGCGGATGGACGCGCGAGCAGTGCCACCAGCGCGCCCGCCAGCAACTCCCACATGCGCGCGGGCAACAGGAAGAAGCCACTCTCCGCCGCCCGGCGCGACAGCCACAGGTGCCACACGAGCGACGCCAGCAGCAGCAACGCCACGCCCGCCACGGCGAGCGTCTTGCGGCGTGCCGGTGGCGCCCAGCGCGTGATAACGATCAGCAGCAGCGGATACAGCAAGTAGAACTGCCACTCCACCGAGAGCGACCAGGTGTGCAGCAGCCACAACGAATCGCCCGCATGCGTGATGTAGCCGCTGTGCGCGAAGAAGTAGTGGTTCGACACGAACGCCAGCGCACGCACGCCCTGCTCGGCCAGTCGCTGCATGTCGAAGGGCGGCAGCCACGCCGCACCGGCCACGAGCAGCAGCAACACCAGCGCAGCCAGCGCCGGCCAGATGCGCGCGGCGCGGCGCGCGAGGTAGTCGGCGTAGCTGAAGCGACCAGCGTCGAGCCGACGCCACACCATCTGCGTCATCAGGTAGCCCGACAGCACGAAGAACACGTCGACGCCGATGAAGCCGCCGGTCGCCCCCTTGATCTGCAGATGGAACGCAACGACGAGCGCGACTGCCAGGCCCCGCAGCCCGTTGAGGTCGAGCCGGTAGTCGTCTCTGGCGGGGCTCATGCGGCGCGCGAGACGGGCGCCAGCCGGTCGAGCAGCGCGACTAGACGCTCGCGCGCTTCGAGCCGGGTGAAGGTGTGGTCGGCGTCGGGCACGAAGTCGAGCGACGCGAGCTGGCGTTCGATCAGCCGATCGATCGCGCTCCCACCCTGCTTGCGCAGCAGGTCGTAGCCGGGTGCACGCGCCGCAAAGACGAAGCGAAGGCGGATCCCCTGCCGCACCGCTTGCGAGAGCTCATCGGCCAGGTCGTCTTGCAGCGGGATGCGCAGCCGCCGCGCCAGACGCAGCAGATACGGCTCGATGTGCCCCCAGGTGCGCCTGAGCCCGACCTGCACGATGACACGCGCGTCGAGCTGCCCGCGCAGCAGCTTGAGCCAGGGCTCGCGGGTGAAGACCTTGTCGCGGTAGCGCGAGGTGAGTTCGGCCAGCTCGTAGTCCTTCACGTCGCGCAGCGTGTCGCCGTCATGCCAGAAGTAGGTGAGCGGGTTGATCACGGTCGACGAGACCACGGGCTGCCCCGCCACCGCCGCCTTGAACGCGTGGTAGCCGCCCGAGCACAGGCCCAGCAGGTGGCACTCGTCGGCGCCCAGCTCGCCGCGCAGGTAGGCCAGCGCGTCGGTCACGTCCTGCATCGCGTGGGCGGAGTAGACGACGTTCTCCGGCGCACCGGGGCGCGCGGGGCTGTCGCCCACGCCCGACAGATCGATGCGCAGCACCGTGACGCCCCGTGCGGCCCACTGGCGCGCGAGCCGCGTCCACAGGCGGTTGGGGCCGATGTGATGCACGGCGCCGGAGTTGAGCATCAGCACCGCCGGACGTCCGCGTTGCGGCAGCGTGCCTTCGGGTTCGGTGAGCACGCCGAAGATCGCCGACGACGCGCTGGTGGCGATGTGGACCGGCCGCTCCGTGACTGCGTCAGCGGGAAGCCGCAACACCTCGGCGCCGGCAGACGCCACCGGCACGACGGGGCGCAGCGCGAGCGCGTCGTCCCACATCTGCACACGCCGGATCACACCCTCCATCATGAGTTGTGGCGGCACGGTGCGCTGCGGGTCCTGCATCATGTCGGCGTAGCCAGGCAAGCGCTCGACCTGCACGTCCGCGCCGAGCGCCTTGAGCGAGGTCTGCCAATCGAGACCGTCTTCGAGGTCGTCGCGCGGAATGATCAGCACGCGCGGCGCGGGGGCCTTGGGCAGGCGGCGCAGGTCGAGCTGCGAAAGGTGCTCTTCCGTCGCGCGTGTCATCACGAACCCGGCCGATTCGAGCACGTCGGCCCGAGATACGGCGGCCGTGCTGCCGCCCTGCCCGAGCATCGTCAGTTCGCGGATGTAGCCGCGCCCTCGCACCACCGGCGCAATGCTCACGAGGCCCCCCACGTCGTCGCGCCCCATGCCCGCCAGGGCCGCGAGCGTGGCCCCGAGCCGCACGCCGAACAGCACCACCTGTTGCACGCCACCGGCCGCCTTGAGGGTGTCGATGGCGGCGTTCACGCCGGCCAGCCAGCGGGCCGGCACGTCGGGCTCGAATTCGTCGCCTTCGGAATCGCCACAGCCGGCATGGTCGAAGCGCAGGCTGGGCCAACCTGCCGCGCTGAAGACCATGGCGAACTGGCGCAGGCTGCGGTGGGCGCAGACCTCCTCGAAGCCGAAGGGGTTGCACACCACCACGCCGAGGCCTCGCCGGGCTTCCGGCGCCGGCAGGTGCAGCCAGCCGAAGAGCCGAGATCCTTCCGGGCCGAAGTACAGGGGCTGTGCCGGCAGTGGCTTCATGTCGGCACCACGATGGGCACGGGGCTCCTGGCGTTCAGTGCCCACACCCAGCCCTTCAAGGGGCGGCCCGTGGAGGCGCCGGTGCGCTGCAGCGCCAGCGAGCGAGCGGCACCTGGCGCGAGGTGGAAGTCGTTGTCGACCGGGAGGTGCTCGTCGAACTGCACGTGCACATGCTGCGCGGCATGTGTGGTCGCCAGCAGCAACTCGCGACGTTCGGGCTCGTAGCGTGCGCTCAGGCCGAGGTCGTCACGCACCGGCAGCATGGGGCCGGCCGGGAAGTGGAAGGCTTCGCCGACGACCTGGCCGTCGGATGCCTTCAGTTGCGCATGCACCAGCGTCACGGGCGGCGGCCCGAATCGGTAGGCATACGACACGTCGGTGAACCCGCCCAGGTGCTGCGCCAAGGCGATGCTGGCGTCACCCCGCGCGGCCACCGCAACCGGCAGCGTGGCCTCTTCGACGAGTGCGTCGCCGTTGCCGTAGAGGCGCAGCGAAAGTTCGCCCGCGAGCGGCTCGGCGCGCTCGTTGACGAGGTGCACGGCCACGCCGTTCACCCCTTCGTCGGTGATGAGCACCGCCACCGGCTGCAGCACGCGGCGCAGCGCATAGAAGCAGGCCTTGGGCAGGCCGGTGTCGTCGACCAGTCCCCAGCCGGCACCCGCCCACAGGTCGCGCAGGAACCAGACCAGTGCGCCGCCGCAGCGCGAACCGGGACGCCGCCATTCGGTGAAGGCCGAGGCCATCACCTCGCCCGTCACCACGCGGCTGAGCGCGAGGTAGCGCTCGTGGTCGACCGAGCGCAGTTGCACCGGGTCGACCTTGCAGAGCGAGGCGAGGTAATGGTCGCGCACGTCTTCGAAGTCCCAGCCGGCGTTGAGGTCGCGCGGCGTGCGCTCCTTCCAGCCGGGGTGGTGCACGCGCAGGCCGAGGCCCCCCGGCATGCGGGCCACGGTGCGCTCGTCGGGCATGTTGGCGAAGGCCAGGCACTCGGTGGCAAAGCTCAGCGCCGACCGGCGCGCGTCGTCGAGCGGCCGCAGATAGGCCCCCACGCCGTAGTACGACGCAGTGCCGGCGTTCGCCTGGTGCGGAAATGCACCGCCATGCGCGCTCGACGGCCAATAGGGCACGCCCGGCAGTGCCGCTTCCACCGCCTCGCGCAAGGTGGTGTGAAAGAGCGCCGGCGCCCACAGCTCGCGTGGCGCACCCCACATCGCCGCCTGCTGCTCGCCCTCGCTGTTGCCGCAGACGACGGCCACGCAGGCGCGGCCTTGCCAGCGGGCCGTCTGCTGCGCCACCTCGGCGCGCACGCTGTCGAGGAAGGCCTCGTCCTGCTCGGGGTAGTCCATGTTGGCGAACATGAACTCCTGCCACACCAGCATGCCGAGTTCGTCGCAAGCGTCGAAGAAGGCGTCGCCCTCGTAGACCATGGTGCCGCCGACGCGCAGCATGTTCATGCCGGCATCGCGGGCCTGTTGCACCGCGGCGTGCAGTGCTTCGTGGCTGCTCGTGAGCGAGACCACGTCGAGCGGCGTCCAGCAGGCGCCGCGGCAGAACACCGGCACACCGTTGACCTTCAGGCCAAAGCGGCCATCGGTGGTGTCGGCTTCGATGCGTCGAAAGCCAACGGGGCGAAGACCGTGGGTGGTGGGCCCCGGGGCGTCACGCCGCTGCGCGATCAGCCTCGCGTCATAGAGCGCGGGCTCGCCGTGGGTATGGGGCCACCACAAGGCCGGCCGCTCCAGGGTGAGCGTGCCCTCGAATCGCCCGTCGACGATGGTGAGGGGCAAGCGCCAGAGCTCGCCGCCCCGGCTCAGCTCGAGTTCGATGCGTTCGATCTGTGCGTCGGCGAGATTGCCCAGCCCCCCGTGGACACGCACCTGGCCGCGGCCTTCCGCGTCGACGCTTGAATGCAATTGCGGGCGCAGTCCGCCGAGCGGATCGCGCCGCTCCCACCAGATCGCGCCCACCGGCCCGACCGGCGCGGCCGGCGGCGACCAGCCCGGCGTGCGCCCGAGCAAGGTAGTGCGGTGCCAGCGCAGCTGCTGCTGCGGGACCATCGGCACGCGCCAGCGCGGCCGCGGGCGCTTGGCGGCCAGCAGCGTGTCGAGCGCATGAAAGCGGATGTCGAGCTGGTTCTCACCCGGCACCAGTTGCGATGCGACTTCGCATTCATGCGAGAGGAACATGTTGCTGCTGTGCAAGACGGGCTGGCCGTTGAGCCACACGTCGGCCACCGTCGCCAGACCGTCGAAGCCGAGCCAGAACGGCTCGCTGTCTTCGAGCGAGGGCGGCGTGAAGCGGGTGCGGTACCACCAGTCCTCGGAATCGAAGCGGCGCGCCGGGCCGTCGAGCGACCAGCGGCCCGCATCGCGCATGAGGGCGGCGGCCGTGCCGACGTGGGGGGACGTGAGCCACTCGCCGGGGGCGAGTGCATCGAGCTGCGTCGGGGAAGTAAAGCGCCCGGGCGCGGTGGCGCAGATCTGCCACATCCCGCCCAGCACGACCCGTTGCGGGTGGTCCTGGGCTGCGGGCGTCATGTCACGGGTCAAGCGTGCGTGAGTTCGGCAACCGCGTCGCGGATGGAAGCGACGCTCGTGAAGACACTGCGCTTGAGCATGTGGTCGGCGAATTCGATGTCGAACGCGCCTTCGAGCGCCAGCATCACGTTGACGCTGGCGTGCGAGGTCATGCCGGCCTGGTAGAGATCGGTCGTCAGGTCGATCTGATCGACGGGCTTGCTCAGGCGAGCATGGTCGCGCAGCACTCCCCGGATCTTGTCTTCTATTTCTTCAGCCGTGTTCATGTCGTACCTCAAAGAATGTGCGTTGTAGTAGTTCGTGAAGGCGTGTCCAGCAGGGCCGTCACCACCGCCGCAGCGAAATCGCCGTCGTGGCTCAGGCTGAGGGCGATCTCGCTGACGCCCAGACGCTCGACCTCGGCGGCCGCGCGGCCATGCAGCGCCAGGCAGCACGCACCATTGGGCAATTTGCGGACCTCGATGTCCCGCCAGGCCACACCCGCTTCGGCCAGGTCGAACGCCTTGATCGCCGCCTCTTTCGCCGCGAAGCGCGCGGCCAGCCGTTCGGCGGCCTGCCCTTCGCCGGACGACGCATAGGCGATCTCGTCATCACTGAATAGACGTTGAGCGAAACGGGGGCCAAACCGTTCCATCGATTCGCTGACGCGCCGGATGTCGACCACGTCGAGCCCGACACGCATCCGCGCCGCCGCGGGCGTTGCGACATCGAGTCGGGAGATGGCGTTGGACATGGCGAAAACGATCCTGCAGGACACTGCTGTTGCTTAGCATGGGCGATCCTGCCCGGTCATGAAATCCCCTTCATGGAGGGGGCCATCGGCATTGGGGGTAGCAAGTTCTGATGAGGCTGTGACGTACTGCACGCAAGCCTTACCGGCGCAGCCATCATCTGCGGGATGCGCCGGTGCGATACGCGGCGCTATCCTTGCCTGATGACGCCGACAAAGGCCATACCGCCGCTTCCATGACCGCACCGACACCCCGCTTCGAGACCCTGCTCAACGCCACGCGCGAGGTCAGCAACACTGTGGCGGCAAGGCATGCGGCAGACGTCGATGCGCAGGCGCGCTTCCCGGCGGAAACCGTGGCCGCACTGCGCAGCGCTGGCGTGCTGAGTGCGCCGGTGCCGCACGCCTTCGGCGGCGCCGGCTGCACGATGCAGGAGCTGGCCCAGCTGTGCGCCACCGTGTCGCAAGGCTGCGGCGCGAGCGGCATGGTGCTTGCCATGCACTACATCCAGGTGGCTTGCGTGGCGCGCCACGGTGCCGACGATCCTTACTTTGCCGAATACCTGCGTGATCTGGTCAAGTTCCAACCGTTGCTGGCGTCGATGACCTCCGAGGTGGGCACCTTCGGCGACACCCGCTCCAGCATCTGCGCCGTCGAACGCCACGGCGCCCGCTTCTCGCTCGACAAAGACGCGACGACCGGCTCGTACTGCGCGCATGCGGATGCCATCCTCGTGACCTGCCGGCGCGATGCGCAGGCACCCAGCAGCGACCAGGTGCTGGTGCTCGTGAAGCGCGAAGACGCCACCAAGCTCGAGCAGACCACCACCTGGGACACCCTCGGCATGCGCGGCACCTGCAGCCCGGGCTTCCGGCTCGAATCGTCAGGGCCGATCGAGCAGATCGTGCCCGGCTCGTTCGCCGACATCGCGGCCGACACCATGGTGCCGTACTCGCACATTCTGTGGTCGGCGCTGTGGTGGGGCATTGCCGCCGACGCGGTCAACCGCGCCGCGACCTATGTGCGTGGCGAAGCGCGCAAGAAGCCCGGCACCGTGCCGCCGACCGCCACGCGCCTGGCCGAGGTGTCGGCGCAATTGCAGGGCATGCGCCAGCAGTGGCAGGCCTCGGCCCAGGCTTTCGATGAGGCGAGCCGGCAGGAGCTGCTCGACATGGGCTGGGCGCTGCGACTCAACAACCTGAAGATTGCCTGCTCGGAGGCTGCACCGCAGATCGTGCACCGCGCGCTGCAGATCGTGGGTGTGCTCGGCTACAAGAACGACTCGCCCTTCTCGCTCGGGCGCCACTACCGCGACGTGCTGTCGGCGTCGCTGATGATCTCGAACGAGCGCATTGCGGCGAAGAGCGCCTCGATGCTGCTGGTTCACAAAGACACCTTGGGCATCTGACGTGGTCTACGACATCGACACCTTCTACCAGGGCCTGGTCGAACACGGCCTGATCCTTCCGACCGGCATCCGCGGCGGCTACGGCCGCGGGGCGGTGTTCGAGAAGATCCTGCGCGGCTTCAACGAGCTCGTCTCGCGCACCGCCGCCGACGATGGCGCCGAGGAGCTCATGTTCCCGCCCATCGTCGCGCGCCAGCTGATCGAGAAGGTCGGCTACATGAACAGCTTCCCGCAGCTCGCCGGCTCGGTGCACAGCTTCTTCGGCAACGAGTCGCAGGCCCGCGAGATCACGGCACGCACGCAGGCCGGCGAACGCTGGGAAGACCTGCTCGACATCACCGAGGTGATGCTCACCCCCGCTGCCTGCTACCCGGTCTATCCGATCTTCAGCGGCCTGCTGCCGCAAGGCGGGAGACTGGTCACGGTGCTGAACTGGGTGTACCGCCACGAGCCTTCGGACGAACCGACACGCCTGCAATCCTTCCGCATGCGCGAGTTCATCCGCGTGGCGAGCAACGAAGACGTGGTGCAGTGGCGCAACGACTGGCTGCAACGCTCGCTCGACCTGCTGCGCGGGCTCGGCCTCGATGCCAGCAGCGACGTCGCCTCCGACCCCTTCTTCGGCCGCGCCGGCAAGATGATGGCGGCCAACCAGGTCGATCAGAAGCTCAAGTTCGAGATCCTGGTGCCGGTGATCTCGCAAGAGAAGCCGACCGCGATCTGCTCCTTCAACTGGCACCAGGACCACTTCTCCGGCAAGTTCGGCATCCGCAACGCCGACGACACGCTGGCCAGCACTGCCTGCCTCGGCTTCGGGCTGGAGCGCGTGACGCTGGCGCTCATCAAGACGCACGGCTTCGACCCCTCGCAGTGGCCCGAGGCGGTGCGCCAGCAGCTCGCGCTGTGAGCACGCCGCGAGCCTGCACCCTGCCCGGCCTGTCGCCCGAGGGCTATGCGCGCCACAGCCTGCACGGCGAGGAGCGGGTCTGGGTCGAGAAGAACTGCTACGCCGATGTGTGGATCGAACTGCTCCACTGCCTGAAGCTCGAGCCGCTCGCGCTGATGCCCTTCACGCTGGCCGCCGACTTCGAAGGCGACCACTGGACCTTCTTCAAGCCGCCCCTGCCCGACCTGCAAAAGCTCTACGGCATCGACGTGCAGGAACTCAACGTCTGGCGCCCGCTGATCGAGCATGCGGCCGAGCACCTGGCAGCCGGAAAACTGGTGAGCACCGAGGCCGACGCCTTCTGGCTGCCCGACACCGCCGGCACCGACTACCGCCAGCAGCATGTGAAGACCACCATCGTGCTCAACGATCTCGACGTGGCAGCTGAGCGCCTCGGCTACTTCCACAACGCCGGTTATTACCGGCTCGAGGGCGAAGACTTCCGGCAAATCTTTCAGCCTCGCGAACTGCCGCTCTACGCCGAGCTCGTGCGCCTGGACCGGCTGCGGCGGCACACGCCTGAGGTGTCGGCCGAGTTGTCATGGCAACTGCTCAGGGAGCACTTCGCCTGGCGTCCGGCGAGCAACCCCGTCGAGCGATTCGCCGCGCGGTTTGCGAACGACCTGCCGCAATTGCACGAGCGCGGCCTGGCGCACTATCACGCGTGGGCCTTCACCACGGTGCGCCAGCTGGGCGCGGCCTTCGAACTGGCCGCGGCTTGCCTGCGCTGGCTGCAGCCGCATCGGCCCGAGGCCCCGCTTGCGGCCGCGGCGGATCAGTTCGACGTGATCGCGCAGGAGAGCAAGGCACTGATCCTCAAGGGTGCACGGGTCGTCAACGCGCGCCGGACGTTCGATGCCGGGCAGGCCCTGGCACCGGCAGCCCAGGCCTGGGCACAGGGCATGGCCCTGCTGGAACCTGCTCTCGGTCGATCCGAAAGTTAAGGCTTCTTCAGCGAGGCCAGCACCGCCTCGGCGATCACCTTGTGGCCGAGCGAGGTGGGGTGGCCGTCGGACGTGGGCGGGTAGATCTGCACGTGCTGGCGCACCTGCTCCTCCATCGCCGCGGTCGGGTCCACATAGGCAATGCCCTTGGCCTGGAAGGCCTGCAGCAGCTCCGTCTTGTTGGCCTCTTCCAAGTCGCACAGCTTCAGGTGCGCCGGCGGCAGGCTGGCCTTGGTGGACTTGAGATAAGCACAGTAGATGCGCTCGCGCGTGGGGATCAGCACCACGCGCAGCGGGATGCCCTGCTTGTCGGCCTCGTCCTTGATCGCGGCGAAGGCGCGCTTGGTGACCTCCATGCCCTCGCGCACGGTGGGCTGCGTCTGGTCTTGCGCCGATGCGCGCTGCTGTGCGGTGAAAACCGTCTTGATGTCGGGCGCGGCCGGGTCGGACCAGCTCATGCGCTCGTCGGGCGTCATCTTGTCGGCGAGCTTCTTCTGCTCGGCCACCGCGAAGGGTGCAAGCACCGTGGTGCGCAGCAGGCCGTAGAGCACGCTGTGGCGCGAGAGCCAGTCGCGCAAGGCACCGCCCCGCTTGGTCGGCTTGGGCGCGGCTTCGCTTGGTGCCACCGCGGGTGCCACGGCGGGTGCGGAGGCTGCACCGCTCGGCCGCCAGTTGGCCCAGTTCGGCAGGTTCTGCGGCAGCATGGCGGCGTCGATGAAGTCGTTGCCGAAATAGAAGCTCACCAGCAGCTGCTTGGGTTTGAACTGCTTGGCCTGGTGGCCGGCCAGGTGCAGGTACTGCAGCGGGCCGTAGCCGCCCAGGCCCATGTTGTAGACGCTGTCGCCACTCAAGGCGGCAAGTTGCTGCGGCCAGGCGCCGTCGCGCGGCGCACCGGAGCCGTAGGTCATCGAGTCGCCGATCGCGACGATGTTCGCCTGCGCCGGGACCGAACGGTTGCGAAAGCCCAGCTCGTCGTGCCCGCCGGCACCGGGTGCGAGCTTGTGACCGAGGTACGCATCGGGCACCGGGTCGACGTTGAGGAAGTCGGCCGCGTCGACCACCAGGCGCGAGGCGCCTTCAGCCAGCACCACGGACACCGCGATCGCCACGGCCGCGAGCCCGGCAGACTGCAGCTTGCTCTTCAAGGAACTCATCTTCCTGCTTTCCAAATGAAAAAGGCGGCCACGCGGGCCGCCCAGTTCGCTTCGACGCTCAGTCGAGTTCGAAGGCCGTTTCGTAGTTCTGCTTCAGCGACGGGTCCTGCTGCTCCTTGCGCAGGTAGCAGTTGCCGACCGCCAGCACATCGAGCTCCGTGCCCATGAAGCAGCGGAACGCGTCTTCCGGCGTGCCGACGATGGGCTCGCCACGCACGTTGAAGCTGGTGTTGACCAGCACCGGGCAACCCGTCTTGCGCTCGAAGGCCGACAGCAGGCCGTGGTAGCGCGGGTTGACGTTCTTCTCGACGGTCTGGATGCGCGCCGAGTAGTCGACGTGCGTCACCGCCGGGATGTCAGAGCGCGGCACGTTGAGCTTGTCGATGCCGAAGAGCTTCTGCTGCTCGGGCGTCATCTCGAGCCGGCGCGACTTGACCACGTCGGCCACCATCAGCATGTAGGGGCTGTCGCCGTTGAGCTCGAACCACTCGGCCACCTTCTCGCGCAGCACCGAGGGTGCAAACGGGCGGAAGGACTCGCGGTACTTGACCTTCAGGTTGAGCGTCTTCTGCATCGAGGGCGAACGCGGGTCGCCGATGATGGAGCGGTTGCCGAGCGCACGCGGGCCGAACTCCATGCGGCCCTGGAACCAGCCCATGGCCTTGCCTTCGGCGAGGTCGGTGGCCGACGTTTCGAGCAGCGCCTCATCCGACAGCGTCTCGAACTTCGCACCGGCGGCCTTCAGGCGGGCCTCGATGTCGGCCTGGTCGAACTGCGGGCCGAGGTAGGAGCCACGCATCTTGTCGCCGTCGACCGTGCGCGGCTGGTCGAGCTGCATGTGATAACCCACGAGCGCCGCGCCAAGCGCACCGCCCGCGTCACCGGCGGCCGGCTGCACGTAGACGTTCTTGAAGCGCGCATCGCGCAACACCTTGCCGTTGGCCACGCAGTTGAGCGCCACGCCGCCGGCGAGGCAGAGGTTCTCGATGCCGGTCTCCTCGCGCAGCGAGCGCGTGAGCTTGAGCACGATGTCTTCGGTCACGGCCTGCAGCGAGGCGGCCAGGTCCATGTGGTGCTGCGTCAGCGGTTCGCTCGCCTTGCGCGGCGGGCCACCGAACACCTTGGCGAACTTGTCGTTCGTCATCGTGAGGCCGGTGGCGTAGTTGAAGTAGCTCATGTCCATGCGGAACGAGCCATCGGGCTTGACGTCGATCAGGTGCTTGTAGATGAGGTCGACGTACTTCGGCACGCCATAGGGCGCCAGGCCCATCACCTTGTACTCGCCGGAGTTCACCTTGAAGCCAGTGTAGTACGTCATCGCCGAGTACAGCAGCCCGAGTGAATGCGGGAAGTGGATCTCCTTGCGCACCTCGAGCTTGTGGCCGCGGCCGATGGCCACCGAGGTGGTGGCCCATTCGCCCACGCCGTCCATCGTCAGCACCACAGCTTCTTCGAAGGGCGATGGGAAGAACGCGCTGGCCGCGTGGCTCAGGTGGTGTTCGCTGAAGAGCAGTTCGCCGTTCCACTTCTTGTCGGCGTCCATCTTCTTGAAGG
This genomic window contains:
- a CDS encoding SIS domain-containing protein, which translates into the protein MSKQANAKSKAPKIQEKKTPGLAASNMTGTGPGGLSVRAFAEWYRDRELEQWERFDYAALEKIAKAIEKVEKSGKTIFVMGNGGSAATASHIATDWSKTAERVNKPLIRCISLNDNTAFMTAIGNDLGYDEIFARQLRNLCGKGDLVVIISGSGNSPSVLKANDYAKSVGATTVGLTGFTGGKLRKDVDICFHVESDQYGVIEDMHMAAGSILAFYLKQRK
- a CDS encoding alpha/beta fold hydrolase, giving the protein MKPLPAQPLYFGPEGSRLFGWLHLPAPEARRGLGVVVCNPFGFEEVCAHRSLRQFAMVFSAAGWPSLRFDHAGCGDSEGDEFEPDVPARWLAGVNAAIDTLKAAGGVQQVVLFGVRLGATLAALAGMGRDDVGGLVSIAPVVRGRGYIRELTMLGQGGSTAAVSRADVLESAGFVMTRATEEHLSQLDLRRLPKAPAPRVLIIPRDDLEDGLDWQTSLKALGADVQVERLPGYADMMQDPQRTVPPQLMMEGVIRRVQMWDDALALRPVVPVASAGAEVLRLPADAVTERPVHIATSASSAIFGVLTEPEGTLPQRGRPAVLMLNSGAVHHIGPNRLWTRLARQWAARGVTVLRIDLSGVGDSPARPGAPENVVYSAHAMQDVTDALAYLRGELGADECHLLGLCSGGYHAFKAAVAGQPVVSSTVINPLTYFWHDGDTLRDVKDYELAELTSRYRDKVFTREPWLKLLRGQLDARVIVQVGLRRTWGHIEPYLLRLARRLRIPLQDDLADELSQAVRQGIRLRFVFAARAPGYDLLRKQGGSAIDRLIERQLASLDFVPDADHTFTRLEARERLVALLDRLAPVSRAA
- a CDS encoding acyltransferase family protein, yielding MSPARDDYRLDLNGLRGLAVALVVAFHLQIKGATGGFIGVDVFFVLSGYLMTQMVWRRLDAGRFSYADYLARRAARIWPALAALVLLLLVAGAAWLPPFDMQRLAEQGVRALAFVSNHYFFAHSGYITHAGDSLWLLHTWSLSVEWQFYLLYPLLLIVITRWAPPARRKTLAVAGVALLLLASLVWHLWLSRRAAESGFFLLPARMWELLAGALVALLARPSAAGRWRPWVSHLGLALVLVGALLIAAARVRTVGAGAWLVLPVLGTAMVLWADADNRVLRHPVLQGLGLWSYSIYLWHWPLIIGLRLTDVPQAYPWASAAAIACASVLLGWASYTFVERPFKHRGAGWLRSVAAPMATMAVAGLVAFAVLATAGLPFRKPGRGESYDGYWASVNSRYFPDACSNYKKPLQEIKPCRIEKHTPARVLVIGDSHAEHFYAWFVAHSPGSVDFYTAAECPPVPNLRRTQPGYHCAEYAAEAWRKAQHEPYDSVVVAARWATIGLAGAPYCHLSASGSCTEPASLSAKQRVVLDELRAAVMATLAQGKTVVLVDSAPESTLRVADRVAREQFWYGQVRLSLPVATLRAQTGWMEPLFEGLGSTPGFHRVSLRGRLCNETSCRVYDEALKRPIYYDESHFDPLWIEQQADLFVPFMKPS